CATGTATAGGACGTAAATGACGAGAATGTTGTTGTTTGCATACAATAACTAATCCTTTTGATTTTTGATTTACACTGATAATGTGAAACAATTCACTATCAGGTCACGAAAAATAAATACGTGTGACTTTCCATAAAAAGTGGACTTATTTTTTGGTAAGTATAAAAAGTGGACTTTGTAACCTGAAAAATAAGACAGCTACATGTTAAAACAGGTTAAAATACATTGATAGGGTAAAAGTTCTTTATATTGTCAGTGTATATAAGTTAGATCCATTCCCTTTTCATCCATAATTTGTTATTGCCTTTCTATGACAGGTGGTATGCAAAGAGGTTTTTGCATCCAGATGTTGTAGCTGCCTATGATTACATATTTATATGGGATGAAGATCTTGGAGTTGAGCACTTTAATTCAGAGAAGTAGGTGCCTTTCCATTGTTCTGTCATGATTTCtcattcttttcaaatcagtaaagaGGTTTTTGGTGTCTTTATAATCTCCTTCCATGTGAATATCATCACCTGAATATGGCAGATATATTCAACTAGTTAAGAAACATGGTCTAGACATCTCTCAGCCTGGTCTTGAACCCAACAATGGACTCACATGGCAGATGACTAAGAGGAGGGGTGACAGAGAAGTTCACAAGTATGTTCATTGTGTTTACCCCACCCCACCCACACACACACGCGGGGATGAGGGGAAGCTTCTATCCCTCATGATAATAATTTTCCCTGATTTGGAAGAAACGACTGAAAGTTAACATCTGTTGGTGGTTACAGGGATACAGAAGAGAAACCAGGCTGGTGCAGCGATCCACATTTGCCTCCTTGTGCAGCGTActccctccctctctctctctctctctctctctaacgtATGCAAACCGCTGGGTACAATTTCACATATCTACCCCTCAATTGTTTGCTCATAACATTATTAGCTTGGTTCTGCTCTTTTCTGAGGACATGCAAATTCTAAAATAGATTATTATTCATCAATATTGATCTAAATCAGAACTTATTCGTCATGGTTAAACTCAACTAACATACCGTTTTAATCCTTTCTTTTCAGATAGTATGTAACTTTAGACTAAATGTGTGCTTTGATAAGATTCCCTTCCACCATTAATATTACTAAGCACATATTTCTGAGCTTCTTTCTGCAGGCTCCGGGATATTTATATTGTTTGGCTATTATTGGACTAGCTGTTTCTCTAATCACAAGACTGTAGAAATGATTTTTACTTTCTTTATATGTTACTCTAAAAGAAGATAAAGAGGAGAAATTTTGCACTTACCGAATAGAACAGCATGCCATTGGctgtaccctttttttttttttctgtgtttCACGAGATGTTAGATTGAAATTTTAGATGAATTTTCCGGAGTATGACTAGACAACCTATTTCTGCTGTGTTAGCACATGTACAATATGATCTAATTGAGTTACATGTAGAGCCTTTCCTTTCGAAAATTGATTATACAAGACTCGTCAACAAACAATTGTCAGCAACAGAATATTCCGATGCCTTTATCATTAGCTTGCAACTTATAGTTATTGTCTTGGTCCATCTTTTTATATACAGTTTTGTGGAAATAATGGCTCCTGTATTCTCTCGAGAAGCTTGGCGATGTGTTTGGCATATGATTCAGGTAGTTCTTACACTTGGTATCACTTCCATCTCCTCACACTGTCCATTTCTATAATGTTACACTAATGCTTGTACTTTGACTTGATGTTTGGTTATAGAATGATTTGGTGCATGGATGGGGATTGGATTTTGCACTAAGAAGATGTGTAGAGGTTAGTAGTTCTCCTAGATACATTCTTGATTCTTATGCAAGAATGAGAAATGACAAAATCTTTGGTAGTAGGTTCAAAGTAGTCCCTTAAGTATCAACtgagcagttttggtcctttaagtttgccaaaagtgaGCACTTTTGGTCTCCGTCAAATATTTTCAAACTTTGATTGTTAAAGTTAACCGGAACTGtgggaaaaaaaattaatcaGAAACCCTAGAAATTTCTGTAAAATTTCAGAAACCGCAACATAAAAAACTACACCAGACACAAAAAATAGACCAAAAATTACATCAGACTCTTGAGATAGACCAAAATAACATAAACTGCAAAATTTGtacttccaaatgtgagttttcaTTAAATGTTTCTATCTTCACAGTTCCGATTAACTTTAACAATCAGATTTTGGCAATATCTATCGGAGACCAAAAGTGCtcacttttggcaaacttaaaggaccaaaactgctgAAGTAATAGTTAAggaactattttgaacctactatcaaaGATAAGGGACCATTTTCGTTCATTTTTCTCGACTTGCCCCCACGTTAAAATTGTAAGAGAGAGAGAGCTGCACCTGGAGAATATTGATGACACCGGAGACAAGGAAATTATTAATCTTCTTCACTCTGTTAGGAGTCTTTTATTTACTAATCTGAAGTTTGGTGGATCCTTGGGTATAATCTTATTGTATCTCTTCGTTTGTGCAGCCTGCTCATGAAAAAATTGGCGTAGTCGATTCACAGTGGATTGTTCATCAAGTTATTCCTTCTCTTGGGAATCAGGTTAGTCAATTGAAATTTCAAAGAACCTATGTGGTAACTAGAGATTGGTAGTTTGTCAACTACATTTCCACATTGTAAGCAACCGGTACCATCCTGTCCAAGTTTATTATGAACTAAACTTCCATCCCATGAGAATTCAAATCTTCTCTGGCTCTTTGAGAGGATGATATCTCTATGACTGCATGTCTTTCTTAGCATGAAGTCCAGTGTTGCTTTGGCGATTATAGCAGTTGAATTCGACTGAAAAGGGTCTCGGCAACCAAACTTTAATGTTCATTTCAAAGCCAGAAACCTTATCccacttctttttttctttgataAGTAAAATTTGAAAACCATTTTCTTTTTGTCCCTTTCTTGTTAGTCCTAGACTTATGTTAAAGGATATATGATTGTTACTTCTGCTTGCTATAAATTTGATAATTATTGCTTGTTGTCTCTCTGGCGGAAGATAACTTAGTGGCGAACTCAGAGAAATAATGCTGCTTTTGGTAGGAGTATAATCCTAAAGTTCAGCTGTTTTAGCTTCTTCACACATTGCTCTATAGATAACTAGAGCACAAAGCTCCCGCTAGTTTATTATGCGACTGACTCATTAGTTCATTTGATGATTTGTTTTACCTGCTTCATTTTTTGACACTGTTCTTGTCTTCTTGGATCACAGGGGCAGCCCGAGAATGGCAAAGCTCCATGGGAAGGGGTAAGCATATCCGTTCCATGCCTCCAATTTTGTTTGAAATATGATAGTCATTTGCCTCAGGTTCTAGTGGCTAAACTGAATGGCTTTCTATTTTCTAGGTCAGAGAGAGATGTAGAAATGAATGGGCAATGTTCCAAGATCGGTTAGCGAATGCAGATAAAGCATATTTTGCCCAGCATGGAAAAACTCGAGTATAACATGCCTCCAAATGTCTTGTACATTGCTTCTTTCGTCtagtttctcttcttcttttttctgttTCTAGGGGTGTGCCTATTCTTTTTCTCAGTGTCTgttctttttatcatcttttcttTCAATATTAGAGTAGTGAAATGCTATGTAGCTAGTGAACGCTAAACCATTAGATATTGGAAGGTTTCTTGTGCATATAGATGATACACAAGGTTTATAGTCAATGTTTTCTGCACTTATTTCTTTTTTTGGGATAATCGAGAAATCCCCGAGTGCTAGTAGCGCATGGTTCGAAACTCGGTGGATAATTGACACGTTTATTCTTTTTTCACTAAAATACGAGGATTTTGTGACAGTTCCATTGGCCCTTTTGAACCCTTGCTGGTTCTTCTATCAAAAAGCTATTAATCACATAAGTGTCTAGAGTTTACCTTCGGATTACAATAATAACATGTCcggtgtaattccacaagtggagTCTAGAATTTACCTTCTGATTAGACCTcaaaaacaaaaagagaaagGCAATATCTTTGTGACAACTATGTTATTACCATTCGTGCCCCTCACCAGAGTGTGATCATGTGACGTGCGTGACGTGCGTCTAATCCATTCATCACGCTCGTCTAATCCATTCATCACGCTTTGTGTTCTTAGCATTAGACCAAAGCCTTAGAGGTTATTTTTTGCATCAATTTGCATTTTTCATACTAAAGAAGAAAAAATGAACACTTTGgccaaattttaaaattttagatAATGAGGAATAGGTCGAACGTTAATGAATTATAAATTGAATATAACATAATTAAGTCATACTGGATTATGAATTTACTGTCAAGGATACTGTACATATTCCATGTATTATAGATTAATATTATCGTAATGTgattcattttcattttcactCACATATTGGTTCGAAGGAtccaatttcatcatttaaaactACATTGTTACGATATTATTCTATAGAAGCAGTTAGTTAAAAGTTTGATTCGATTATTTTGGTGTCCTTGAGGATGAATTAACTTTTTCAATGCATATTCAATTGTACCCGAATGTATATAAAATGTGAATTGTATACCCCCTAAGATATATAAATGTGAATTGTATACCCCGGAAGGTATACAAAATACATAATAGTTGCAGTGTAATTTCTTAAAGATTTAGATTTTGTAAATAATTATCTACGTACCATGAAAAATCCCCTTTTATAGATTTTTCCTCTGATAATTTCATTTGAAATAGTAACAACTGCTTAATCAACTTGCAAACTTACTGAAATGTACTTAAACGTCAACCTTCCCtaactaacccttctttcattaatcTACTTCGAAATTAAAGAGAAATCATATATTTCTTTATATCAAATCTTTTTAAATTCCAAACTAGTTGGGTAGGCACATAAACTCTAAAGATTTCTATATTTTTTTGGGAAAAGGACACAAATTGCCAACCCGGTGAAACTGTTGACATTCGGTGGCCCAAgaatattaaagttattttttagccttttcaaaataattccattttctagccatttttcaactaattccagcacatgtatataaattgtatcattgttgtatatgtatcactattatatatgtatagaaaaagTATCATACGTATAGAAACTATATCATAGTTGTATAGAAGatgtatcactactgtatatgtatagaaaaaatGTATCACACTTATAGAAACTATATTATTATcatatagaatatgtatccctaaagtatatgtatagaaaatatatcattgttgtataataaatgtatacttgtgtgtgcgtttgggagcaacacttttcttttattaaaataaaatgtcttttcttttattaaaataaaatgaatataccacactataaaaaaaaaaaaaaggaattagtTATAAAATTGTCTACTAATTTGTTGCTAAACTGTCCGTCACTAACACTGTTCTTTTAATAATTCGTTGCTATTTCATTGTTAAACAGGATCAGCGACGGATTTCACTATTTAGTGTTATATATTTTTCGTCGCTAATCCGTCGTTGTTAAGCAAGAGTAGAGACGAATTTTACAGTCTAGTGTCAGATTTTTTTTCCCGTCACGACGAATTAGTGATGGATTTCACCGGTAGTTTTTTTGTCGctaatttctgttttttttttttttttttgtgtagttTCAACTATTTTATTGTTGTAACTTGTAAGCTCTTAGACATTAGTTTCCATTTTATAGTATGAAATTTTATATACGACACATGGTTGGAGATTCGTCATATTTGGAGTAAAATTAAAGTCTTATATTCTCACCAAACACATTGCCAACGGTTTTTGCTAGCATTGGCAGGTGCATTGTCACATATTGAAATGTTCACTTCACCTTTCTGGCTTCTGTATTAAGACTTGTTTATTTATTTCCTAATTAGGTGAGCCAAtaaatttttaataaaatattatGAAATCTCACTCACTCTCTCAGTGTAATCTAGAAAGGAAAAATCATTAAGAGTTATTTAATTTTGGACCAATTAAACTCCATATTCGATTCGTTGATGAAACAAAATAAAACCACGCCGTTGACATGCATGTTAATAATAAATTTTCTTGTTAGGAGATCTATTTAGAGGTTTAGTAAACGAGCAAGTACATGTATTAGTTTAAAATAAAAACTGGGGCAAAAATCACTAATAAATGCATGTTTAttcaataaaaaaaagaaaatcttGCATTGTTGTGACTTGTGTGAATGATTAGTCCAGTACACTCCAGTATCTTAGGATTAATTTAATAAGAATAATTGTTAATTAGTTTGTCTAAGTTTTGTTGGACAGAAGTATCCTTGATTATGTGTTAGTAGGAGTAAATACCCAGTAAAATAACGAAGTGCAAACTTATTGATACTGGATGATCATTTTCGTAAGGTGAGCGCTTTTTTACCCGTGGTCTGAATATTTCTTTTGGATTTTAAACTTTAGATTAGGTGGCGACTTTTTAAAATCCAAACAAGTAGTCTAATTTTAAATTAGTGGGTAACTTCTAAAAACTAGGCCACAAAAGTGGTTACTAGTGTAAATCAATCTCGAAATACGTGCAAACTAGCATGAACGCCATCTTTATTATTAAAAACAAAATAGAGatttttgctatatatatatatcactgtgAAGTCCAACAAAACCCACAagataatttttattttaaaaaaacaaaattagCCAGTATAATCACTGTGAAGTCTATGTATAATTAATATTTATTCTTATATAGCACTAATTATACATTAAGTATATACTTACTACGACTACAATCGATTACGGGTAGGCTGGTAAAACCTTTAACAGCCTATCTAGACTTGTTaacaaatagagtttttgttaaccTAATGTTAGTCAAAATAATGACTTTGCTTATAAAAACCGTTAGGCCTTAAAATATGAAAACCAACCACAGCTAAAATTAACTATGCTATATAGCACCAACCACACTCCAACATAAGTCTAAATAAAGGCACTGCAAATTTCTTTCATCCAACATATATATTCTCTCATAAAAGCCATAAAGCtctcaacaaaagaaaaaaaaagtctcAATCTATCTCTTCAAATTTCATTTGTGGAGTTGTAGAAGTCTAACTTGATCGTTTGTATAATAACCATTTGAAGAGGTACATCtcatctccatttttttttctgaTATTGAGGGTGTTTTACATGCATATGTTTTGTTAAGATAGAAAATGAAAATATATAAAGTCAAGATCAGCGTGAACATCTACTTGAGAGAAGAAAAACTGGCATTTTCGGTCTTTTTTTAGTTTGGCTCCTCAGTGTCAAAGTGCACTTTACTAGAAGAACGCAACTGTGCGATGGATGTTCTCGTCGGAATGCCATCAAAAATATAGAATTTCTGATGGAAAGTCTATCGAAAATGTTTCAATAAGCCAATTTCTAATGGATTCTGTCAAAAAAAAATGTTGGAATTGCTCGTCTTTTAGTAGTTAGTCAGAGTTTAGTTTAAGTTGAAATCGTCAAGCATGCGAAAATACATTGTATGCTTAGATACAAAAGTTTTTTGTTTTTGCTAGATATTAAGTTATTACCTTATATAAGTTTCACAAGTTCATGTTCTTGGTTTTGTTATAACTCCATTAAATCACTTAGGTTCATTCACCTTTTCCCAGAAGAGTATTTATTTATATATGAGCCTAAACCTAATAAGGCCTAGAAATATTTGTTACTACTAATACTTTTTGTTTGGTTAATATAACCATCTGGTTTCTCGAATTCACTGGCTTGATTAATTCAGATTAGGTCGAGTACGTAAGAACCTTTTAGGAGGGACACACTCCCTACTAAGGGTTTCTCTGAGACCTATTATCCATCCCACTACCTCCGTTGGTTGTGAAATATTTCTCAACATATTATATTTTCAGATATTTTTAGTGTATGATAAACTATTGTCCTTTTTTTTCCATGTGAATCAATATATCTTTCTCTAATAGTTTTGCTTTTTTTTATTGTGGATGATGCAGATGGGAGAAATGACAAGTTTCCAGTTGGGTGTGGTGGGAGCACTGTTTCTATCAGTAGCATCATCAGTCTCCATTGTTATTTGCAACAAAGCCTTGATGAgtaatcttggttttccttttggtaatatttcattttcattttattcaaaaaaaaaaaaaaaagatattataaTCTTATCATAGTACTCACCAAACTTTCAATAAGATAACATGCAGATCTATAACTAATATTAGTTGCGCGTAcctaaaaaaattaattagttgCACTCTCTAAAAGGGGATAATTGCATTTTTTTTATCCATTATTTACTAATGAATTCTGATTTTGGTTCTTGTAATATTTGGCTAAGCATATTTAATCAACCGAAATATTTGTTTTGATCTCTTTATATAGTGGATATCTAATATTTAGGGCATTTTTAGAATTATATCACTCTCACAATATGGAATATCATTACAATTTTAGCATAAACATCGATAATTGAATAGTTTAGCATTTAATTGATAATTTGTTACGTTTGTGAAGATTCACTGTTTGACTAATCAAAGGTGCACTTGTCAATTGATTGAGAGTTAAATGTGCTAAATTAGAAATACTTTATTTACTTCCTACAAATTGCTTATGTAAGAATTAGTATACAAAGAAAGAAATTTTGTCTAATAGTTATAGTGCAAAGAAATTTTGTGTAATAGTTATATAATGCCCTCGGTAAACGTGGGTAGTCAAGTATGGAGCAGATAACTGCTGAAAGCATCTAAATAGCCCTTTTCCAACTTTTCATAGTCTTTGGTAGCACAGCCGAAAGAACAATGGATTCTCTGCCCTGCGGAATCACAAGGACCAAAATTAGAATTTGTTAATATTTGATGGATTAAAAGTACTAAGTAATTAGTTCAAGAtcagttatttatttatttattcgcCGGATTAGTTATGTACTGATGTCTATACATTTTTTTATTATAGCCACAACATTAACTAGCTGGCATCTGATGGTGACATATTGCACACTTCATGTGGCACTGAAATTCAATTTCTTTGAGAACAAGCCCATTGACATGAAGACTGTGATGCTCTTTGGCATATTAAATGGAGTATCCATTGGCTTTCTCAATCTTAGCCTTGGCTTTAATTCCATTGGCTTCTACCAGGTATAAtataatatcaatgtcaaactaTACTTATCTATTTAAAATGATGATCTATGAGCAAAAAGAAACCATATGTTTGTCTTGGTACAAAAAAAGAAAACATATGTGTGTACATGTGATGAACAATTTAGAATTGACAAATGGACGGGTCGGGTCAAATTTTGATTGCTTCGGATGATCAAATCAATAAATGAGTCACGATTCAACTTGTCCAAAGTTTTCTTGGGTCAAATAAAGCGTCACGGCACAACCTGTCCAGTGTGGCCCGACCTGCCCTCCTTTTCtatcatttgcacttttgtccctttggttggtctttaattttagtctttcaaataggctgatttttaatttttgaccttcaaaatcgaacttatgcctagagGGGCATAAGTtacacatcataatatccacaagttatgtcagcgtccttaaagaacttatgcgcCTATAGGCATGAGTTCGAttttgaaaggcaaaaattaaagaccagtccatttgaaggaaaACTTTGCAATTACTTGATTTCCTCTTTGGAGAAAAGTGAAAGCTAATGTATTTTCTTGGATTACTAGTTAAGTTCTTCTAAATTTACATGAATTACTTGTTTCAATTTTGATTTGAGTTTGGGTGTACCCAACCCATGGGATTACATTATTCGACCCATGTTGATTCAATAGTTTGATGGATCATTTCAGATTCAACATGTTAGATCATAATTCAATTCATTTAAACTTAGGCGGTTACCAAAAAATGAATTGATTTATCGCCTCTAAATTCATTATGAGTTGACTTTTTCACCCCTAAATTTATTATGTTGTCTTTGCAGATGACAAAACTAGCAATTATACCTTTCACAGTACTATTAGAGACCCTTTTCTTGAAAAAGCAGTTCAGGTAAATCATTTATTCTATATTTTAATTTGCAATATAAATGAAAAATAGTAATCTTGTTGGTTCACTAATAATTGTCTTTCACATAATTGCAGTCAGAATATTAAGTTTGCACTGTTCATTCTGCTGATTGGAGTTGGCATTGCCTCCATCACTGATCTTCAGCTCAATTTTGTTGGAACAGTCCTTTCCCTTCTGGCCATTGTTACAACTTGTGTTGGACAAATTGTATCCTTTTGATGATCTTTACTTATCCTAATATTTAACTTATACACGCTGACCGTCTCGGATTTAAGATTTTTAGTATATGGATCCTGGACCATAACTTTTTTTGTTCATTGGGTTATGGATAGCTTACTTATACATATTAAATAAAGTTTAAACACTAAGTATTTGAGCAAAAGTTATTATTCTGGTTTTGCAAAACCTGTAATTATAACGACAGAGCTATCCCCGATGACAGTGTAACCTTGGGGAGCCAGAGAGTACAAGGGGATTCATTTGAACCTCCTTCGCCGAAAAATTACATTGCAtatacaagatcaaaattattttATAGTATATATTGTAGATGTTGAATCCTCTTGACTTATTGGTGTgttcatttttttatattttaaattcttaCTGAAAACCTGATTCTGGCATTGAGTGTAACAAGTTTTTATGCTAGTAGTGTATTTTAACTTGCTAAAACAagttatttactttatttttctGGCTACAAATCTCTTATGAACGgttacctgtatatatatatatatatatatatatatacacacattttTATGTGGTGTGAATGTTTTTTCATGATTTGACCTTAATTCTCCAATTCAGCTGACAAACACAATTCAAAAGAggctcaacatctcatcaacacaATTGTTGTACCAATCAGCCCCTTTCCAGGCAGCTATTCTATTTGTGACTGGGCCTTTCTTGGATCAATACCTTACAAAGCAAAATGTTTTTGCCTACAAATATTCTCCTATTGTTGTGGTGAGAAAGCATGTCtcaaattctattttttttttcttcaaatatcACTCTATTCATATCCAAATGCCTACTTAAAACAATTTAGACGAGCCTGGCCGT
The sequence above is a segment of the Lycium barbarum isolate Lr01 chromosome 6, ASM1917538v2, whole genome shotgun sequence genome. Coding sequences within it:
- the LOC132600402 gene encoding UDP-xylose transporter 1, with translation MGEMTSFQLGVVGALFLSVASSVSIVICNKALMSNLGFPFATTLTSWHLMVTYCTLHVALKFNFFENKPIDMKTVMLFGILNGVSIGFLNLSLGFNSIGFYQMTKLAIIPFTVLLETLFLKKQFSQNIKFALFILLIGVGIASITDLQLNFVGTVLSLLAIVTTCVGQILTNTIQKRLNISSTQLLYQSAPFQAAILFVTGPFLDQYLTKQNVFAYKYSPIVVGFIVLSCLIAVSVNFSTFLVIGKTSPVTYQVLGHLKTCLVLGFGYTLLHDPFTSRNIIGILVAIIGMGLYSYFCVNETKRKQGDISSLTQVKEKDTTAPLLAGKNGQVKENNSLV
- the LOC132600401 gene encoding uncharacterized protein LOC132600401, whose protein sequence is MGTPYRSGTFKRSNDSARLVITTIMGMVFGYFVGISFPSVSLTKINLPSSLISTLDYAFNDDHRRAMERSFPENLGSGSTPLTPKIYVPTNPRGAESLPPGIVVSESDFYLRRLWGEPNEDLTKKPKYLVTFTVGLDQKNNIDAAVKKFSEDFQILLFHYDGRTSEWDQFEWSKRAIHISVRKQTKWWYAKRFLHPDVVAAYDYIFIWDEDLGVEHFNSEKYIQLVKKHGLDISQPGLEPNNGLTWQMTKRRGDREVHKDTEEKPGWCSDPHLPPCAAFVEIMAPVFSREAWRCVWHMIQNDLVHGWGLDFALRRCVEPAHEKIGVVDSQWIVHQVIPSLGNQGQPENGKAPWEGVRERCRNEWAMFQDRLANADKAYFAQHGKTRV